The Shinella zoogloeoides genome contains the following window.
TCGAAGATCGCGCCCAGCACGTCGCGCAGCCGCGTTCCGGGTTGCAGCATCTCGGGGGGAAGGGGGAAGTAGCGCGGGACCTGGCGGCTGGCGAAAACGAGGCGGTCGTCCTTGTCATAGACGATCACGGCCGCGGCGAGGATGTCGCACGCCGCCTCGAACATTCCCAGCCGGATGTGCGCGTCTGACGACGCTACATCATTCATTATGGCAGTCCTCGCCTGTCTCTGGCATTCCGAAAACATGCTGATCGGCACGGATCGCGCCTTGGGACACGGGAATGACAGCGGCCAGCGACGCTGAAATCGTCCACCGGAGGGACCGGCAGGCTTGTGCTCATACAAGCGCTACGGCACGTTCGCAGCATTTTATTAAAGCCTGATTAAACATGTCGAAACGGCGGGCGCGCGGGCCGGCACGGGGCGGCTTGCAGCGCGATCTTGATTTTTATGTTGCGCCGCGCAATATGCGCGGCCGGCCGGTAAAGGCGGTGTCCAATCAGGAGTGTGAGCGATGGTCCGTTCCGGAGCCACTCGCCGGTGATCACGGTTTTCCGTTCCAATGGCGAGGCGCGCACCCTGCCGGCCGAAGCCGATTCGGCCGCCGCCGAGGCCATTGCCGGCGCTGTCTGGATCGATCTCGTCGAGCCGCGCCGCGACGAGGAGGCGCTGATCGAGCGGGTGCTCGGCATCGAGGTGCCGACGCGTGACGAACTCAAGGACATCGAGCCGTCGAGCCGCCTCTATACCGACGGCAACGCCGCCTACATGACCGCCTCGCTGATGGTGCAGGCCGAAAGCGACCTGCCGCACCTGACGGATGTCGCCTTCATCCTGACCGCTGGCAAGCTGCTCACCGTGCGCTATGCCGAGCCGCGCTCCTTCGCCCTTTTCAGGAACAGCATGCACCGCATTCCGGGCGGCTGCTCCTCGCCGACCGTCATGATCACCCGGCTTCTGGAAACGGTCGCCGACCGCACGGCGGAAATCCTGGAGATCGCCGTCGCGCGCGCCGACAGGCTGTCCCTGGAAGTGTTCGGCGACAACAGGCACCTGTCGCGCCGCCCGCCGCGCTATCTGGAGGATCGCGTGGTGCAGGTCTCGGCGCTGCACCGCCTCGTCGCCAAGACGCGCGACAGCCTGATGTCGCTGTCGCGCGTGCTGACCTTCCTGCATGCCCTGCCGGCGCTGCAATCCGACCGCGAGAGCCTGGAACTCTGCCGCACGGTGACGCGCGACGTGCAGTCGCTGTCCGAACATGCCGGTTTCGTCGCCGGCAACATCACCTTCCTGCTCGACGCCTCGCTCGGCCTCATCAACCTCGAGCAGAACGCCATCATCAAGATCTTCTCGATCGCTTCCGTCGTGCTGCTTCCGCCGACGCTGATCGCCTCGATCTACGGCATGAACTTCGAATTCATGCCGGAACTGCATGTCGACTACGCCTATCCGCTGACGCTCGCGGCCATGGTGCTGTCGGCCATTCTCCCGTTCTTCTTCTTCCGCTGGAAAGGCTGGCTCTGAAGCCAGATCGCCCGATGCAGTCACAAGCTGGTAGCGCACCGAACACCCATAGCCGGCAGCGCGCGCTGTTCCTCCTCGCCCTCGGCTCCGTCGGCGTCGTCTATGGCGACATCGGCACCAGCCCGCTCTATGCCTTCCGCGAGGCGCTGCGGCCCGTCGCCCATGACGGCATCGAGCGCGTCGAGATCATCGGCCTCATCTCGCTGATGATCTGGACGCTGACGATCATCGTCACGCTCAAATACGTGCTCTTCCTGCTGCGCGCCGACAACCACGGCGAGGGCGGCACGCTGTCCCTTCTGGCGCTGCTCTCCAAGACCGCCGGCCGACACGCGCCCGTTCTGTTCTTCCTCGGGGCCATCGGCGGGGCGCTCTTCATCGGCGACGCCATGATCACGCCGGCGCTGTCGGTCCTGTCGGCCGTCGAGGGCCTGAAGCTGGTGACGCCGACGCTCGGCGACTATGTGGTGCCGATTTCCGTCGTCATCCTCGTCATGCTGTTCGCCGTGCAGTCGCTCGGCACGGCGGCGGTGTCGAAGTTCTTCGGGCCGATCACCGCCGTCTGGTTCATCGTCATGGGTCTTGGCGGCATCAGCCATATCAGCGACGACCTCGGCATCCTCTCGGCCTTCAATCCCTATTACGCCGCGCGCTTCATGCTGACCGAGGGCTATGTCGGCCTCGTCGTGCTCGGCGCGGTCTTCCTCACCGTCACCGGGGCCGAGGCGCTTTATGCGGACCTCGGCCATTTCGGCCGGCGGCCGATCCAGTGGGCCTGGTTCTGCCTGGTGTTCCCGGCGCTGACGCTCAACTATCTCGGCCAGGGCGCGCTGGTGCTCGCCCACCCGGAGACCATCGACAATCCCTTCTTCCTGATGTTCCCGAAATGGGCGCTGCTGCCGGTCGTCATCCTCGCGACGGCCGCCACCATCATCGCCAGCCAGGCGGTGATCACCGGCGCCTTCTCGCTGACCCGCCAGGCGATCCATCTCGGCTTCCTGCCGCGCATGGAGATATTCCACACCTCCGAAACCCAGACCGGCCAGATCTATCTGCCCGGCGTCAACACGGTGCTGCTGCTCGGCGTCATGCTGCTCGTCTTCATCTTCGGTTCCTCCGAAGCGCTGGCGACCGCCTACGGCATCTCCGTCACCGGCGCGATGGTGGTGACGACCGTACTCGCCTTCGAGTTCCTGCGCGCCCGCTGGCGCTGGACGCCGCTCGCCGCCGCCGCCGTTCTTGCGCCGCTCTTCCTGCTGGAACTCACCTTCCTCGGCGCAAATCTTCTCAAGGTGCATGACGGCGGCTATGTGCCCGTCACCATCGCCGCCGCCGTCGTCGTGCTGATGTGGACCTGGACGCGCGGCACGCGCATCCTGCGCGAGAAGACCCGCCGCATCGAAGTGCCGCTGCCGGCCTTCGT
Protein-coding sequences here:
- a CDS encoding potassium transporter Kup, with product MQSQAGSAPNTHSRQRALFLLALGSVGVVYGDIGTSPLYAFREALRPVAHDGIERVEIIGLISLMIWTLTIIVTLKYVLFLLRADNHGEGGTLSLLALLSKTAGRHAPVLFFLGAIGGALFIGDAMITPALSVLSAVEGLKLVTPTLGDYVVPISVVILVMLFAVQSLGTAAVSKFFGPITAVWFIVMGLGGISHISDDLGILSAFNPYYAARFMLTEGYVGLVVLGAVFLTVTGAEALYADLGHFGRRPIQWAWFCLVFPALTLNYLGQGALVLAHPETIDNPFFLMFPKWALLPVVILATAATIIASQAVITGAFSLTRQAIHLGFLPRMEIFHTSETQTGQIYLPGVNTVLLLGVMLLVFIFGSSEALATAYGISVTGAMVVTTVLAFEFLRARWRWTPLAAAAVLAPLFLLELTFLGANLLKVHDGGYVPVTIAAAVVVLMWTWTRGTRILREKTRRIEVPLPAFVKSVEKQSAHAPVQVTGTAIFLTSDPDFAPAALLHNIKHNHVLHEQNFILTVKTANTPRVIPAERFTVERISDRFSRIELRFGFMETQNVSQALGLMRKAGHKFDIMSTSFYLGRRKLVPDAQSGMPMWQDRLFIALANLATDPSDYFRLPTNRVVELGSHVVI
- a CDS encoding magnesium transporter CorA family protein, producing the protein MITVFRSNGEARTLPAEADSAAAEAIAGAVWIDLVEPRRDEEALIERVLGIEVPTRDELKDIEPSSRLYTDGNAAYMTASLMVQAESDLPHLTDVAFILTAGKLLTVRYAEPRSFALFRNSMHRIPGGCSSPTVMITRLLETVADRTAEILEIAVARADRLSLEVFGDNRHLSRRPPRYLEDRVVQVSALHRLVAKTRDSLMSLSRVLTFLHALPALQSDRESLELCRTVTRDVQSLSEHAGFVAGNITFLLDASLGLINLEQNAIIKIFSIASVVLLPPTLIASIYGMNFEFMPELHVDYAYPLTLAAMVLSAILPFFFFRWKGWL